The following DNA comes from Winogradskyella sp. PG-2.
AAATTGCTCCACTTTTTTAGATTAAATTTTTCTTAAAACAAATGATAAAGTATTCTGAATTAAATCCACCAATAGCTAATAAGATTCCGCATCAATTAGAAAAGCATGGAGATCGTAGAGTAGATAATTATTTTTGGATGAAGGATAGAGAGCATCCAGAGGTAATAGATTATCTCAATTCTGAAAATAAATATTGCGATTTTAGAATGGCACACACCAAGAATTTTCAAAAAGATTTGTTTGAGGAGATGAAAGCCAGAATAAAAGAAGATGATTCATCTGTGCCATATAAATACAATGGATATTGGTATATGACTAAATTTGAAAAAGGTAAAGACTATCCCATTTATACACGTAAAAAAACACATTAGATGATCCAGAAGAATTGTTATTTGATTGTAATATAATGGCAGAAGGAGAATCTTATTTTAAATTAGCAGGTATTAGTGTTAGCCCAGATAATAACTTGGTTTCCTATGGAGTTGATACTACAGGACGTCGTAACTATACAATTCATGTTAAGAACTTAAATACTAATGAAATTGCTGCAGACAGAATAGAAAGTACTACAGGTTCTTCTAGTTGGGCAGATGATAACAAAACACTGTTTTACACAAAAAAGGATGAGGTAACACTAAGGGCACATCAAATATATAAACATCGACTTGGAGAAACTAAGGATGAGTTAGTTTTTGAGGAAGAGGATGATACCTTCGGAGTAACTGTTTATAAATCAAAATCTAGAAAATATATAATCATTGCTTGTTACAGTACATTAACCAATGAGTATCATATTTTAAAAGCTAAAGAACCAGAAGAGAAGTTTAAAGTATTTCAAGAGCGTATTAGAGGTTTAGAATATAGTATCTCTCATTTCGAAGACCATTTTTATATTCTCACTAATAAAGACAATGCGACCAACTTTAAGATAATGAAAGTAGCAGAAGTGGATACGAAAGTTGAAAATTGGCAAGATTTGCTCCAGCATAGAAATGATGTTTTACTTGAGAGTGTTAATATTTTTAAAGACTACTTAGTAATTAGTGAACGGAGCGATGGTTTAAATCAAATAAGGGTTAAAAGATGGGATGGAACAGAAGATTATTATTTACCTTTTGATAACGAAACATATACCTGTTATACAGGAACTAATGTAGAATTTGATACGGAAATATTGAGATATGTGTATAATGCTTTAACGACTCCATCTTCTGTTATAGATTTTAATATGCGAACTAAAACCAAAACAATTCTTAAGGAGCAAGAGGTTTTAGGTGGAAAATTTAATAAGGATAATTATACCTCAGAACGAATATGGGCAACTGCAAATGATGGTGTTAAAATCCCAATGTCAATTGTTTACAAGAAAGGCATAAAAATGGATGGTAGTAATCCTTTATTACAATACTCATACGGAAGTTATGGTTCTACAGTAGATCCATATTTCTCTACTATAAGATTAAGCTTACTTGATAGAGGTTTTATATATGTTATTGCTCATATTCGTGGAGGAGAATATTTAGGAAGACAATGGTATGAAGATGGTAAATTATTGAACAAAAAGAACACCTTTTTAGACTTTATAGCTTGTTCAACACACTTGATTAAAGAACGTTATACATCTTCTAAACACTTATATGCAATGGGGGGGAGTGCTGGAGGTTTATTAATGGGTGTTGTTATTAATGAAGCACCAGAATTATATAATGGAGTTATTGCAGCTGTTCCTTTTGTTGACGTTATGACAACAATGTTAGATGATTCTATTCCACTTACTACAGGTGAATATGATGAATGGGGAAACCCAAATGATAAAATATTTTATGATTATATGAAATCGTATTCACCATATGATAATATAGAAGCTAAAGATTACCCTAATATGTTGGTTACCGCAGGCCTTCACGATTCGCAAGTGCAGTATTGGGAACCTGCTAAGTGGGTTGCAAAATTGCGCGATATGAAAACATCTAATAAGCAACTTTATTTGAAAACTAATATGGATGCTGGTCATGGAGGAGCATCTGGTCGATTTGAAAGTTTAAAAGAAGATGCTGAAGAGTTCGCCTTTTTAATTGACCTTGAGGGTATTTCTTCCTAATTCAAAAAAAAATGTTACTTTTGCGAGGTTTTAGGTGTCAAATTATTAAATTGATATCGATAAATAGCATTTATGGACAACAACAAAAATGTATTTGATAATGTATTACAACTTATTGGTAGTACACCACTTATCAAGTTAAATAGAATGACTGCCGACTTTGATGGCGATTTTTATGCTAAAGTAGAAGCATTTAATCCAGGTCATTCTTCTAAAGACAGAATTGCGTTACACATTATTGAAGAAGCTGAACGTCAAGGTATTTTAACGCCAGGTGACACCATTATTGAAACAACTTCTGGTAATACAGGATTTAGTATTGCAATGGTTAGTATCATCAAGGGTTACGAGTGTATTTTAGCAGTAAGTTCTAAATCTTCTGCGGATAAAATAGACATGTTAAAGTCTATGGGAGCTAAAGTATATGTTTGCCCAGCTCACGTTAATGCTGATGACCCACGTTCTTATTATCAAGTTGCAAAACGCTTGCATGAAGAGAACAAAGGTTCTATATACATTAACCAATATTTCAATCAGTTAAATATCGATGCGCACTACAATACAACAGGTCCAGAGATTTGGAAACAAACCGAAGGACAAATAACACATTTAGTAGCTTGTAGTGGAACAGGAGGAACAATATCTGGTATTTCAAAATATTTAAAAGAGCAAAATCCAGATGTAAAAATTATTGGTGTAGATGCTTACGGTTCGGTTTTAAAGAAATATCATGAGACAAGAGAGTTTGATGATAAAGAAATATATCCTTATCGTATTGAAGGTTTAGGTAAAAATTTGATTCCAACTGCTACAGATTTTGATTTAATTGATAAGTTTGTTAAAGTAACTGATGAAGAGAGTGCTCATACTGCTAGAGAAATTTCCAATACAGAAGGTCTTTTTGTAGGTTACACTAGTGGAGCAGCTATGCAAGCGATAAAGCAACTTGTTGGTGAAGGAGAATTTAAGATTACGGATAAAATTGTAGTTGTATTTCCAGATCATGGATCACGTTATATGAGTAAAGTCTATAGTGATAAATGGATGAGTGATCAAGGCTTTTTTGATAGTAAGACCACGACACCTGAAACAATTGAATACGTAAAATAAGTTTTAGATTATATGATATACCTATCATGGGCAACTATGATAGGTTTTTTTATGTTTAAAACTTCGTGAGCACTTAGATTAAATAATATTATGCAGTCATAATATTATTATTTAATTTTGCTCTAACTAACTAAATGAAATTAACTAAAATGTTGCTGTTATCTGCATACTGCGCTTAGAGTATGTGAATAGCAATTAATAGCAAACGAAACGCATGAAGGATTTATTTGAAAAGATTTATAGAGATAAAGGACCACTTGGAAAGTGGGCTGCCCAGGCTGAAGGTTATTTCGTATTCCCTAAATTAGAAGGTGAGATTTCTAATAGAATGAAGTTTCAAGGTAAAGATGTTATTACTTGGAGTATAAATGATTACTTAGGTTTGGCAAATCACCCTGAAGTTAGAAAAATAGATGCTGAAGCTGCTGCTGATTATGGCTCTGCTTACCCTATGGGTGCGCGTATGATGTCTGGTCATACAGAGATACATGAACAATTACAAAATGAATTAGCTGAGTTTGTTAATAAAGAAGCAGCATATTTATTAAACTTTGGTTATCAGGGTATTATGTCTACAATTGATGCATTAGTTGGTAAAGATGATATTATTGTTTATGATGTAGATGCTCATGCTTGTATTATAGATGGTGTTCGTTTGCATATGGGTAAACGTTTTACTTATAAACACAATGATGTAGCGAGTTTAGAAAAAAATCTTGAGCGAGCTACAAAAATGGCGGAGCAAACTGGTGGTGGTATTCTTGTGATTTCAGAAGGTGTGTTTGGCATGAGAGGCGAACAAGGCCGGTTAAAAGAAATTGTGGAGTTAAAGAAGAAATTTAATTTTAGATTCTTAGTAGATGATGCTCATGGATTTGGGACACTTGGTGCCACTGGTGCTGGTGCTGGTGAAGAGCAAGGTGTGCAAGACGACATTGATGTATATTTTGCAACCTTTGCAAAGTCTATGGCAAGCACTGGTGCTTTTATAGCTGCAGATCAAGAAATTATAGATTATTTAAAGTATAATCTTCGTTCTCAAATGTTTGCAAAGTCATTACAAATGACTTTGACAGTTGGGGCTTTAAAGCGTTTGCAAATGTTAAAGACTATGCCAGAGCTTAAAAAGAATCTTTGGACAATAGTTGACGCTCTACAATTTGGATTAAAAGAACGCGGTTTTGATATTGGAACAACACAAAGTTGTGTAACACCAGTATATTTAAAAGGTAGTATTCCAGAAGCGATGGCATTAGTTAGAGATCTTCGAGAAAATTATGGAATATTCTGTTCTATAGTTGTTTACCCTGTTATACCTAAAGGGTTAATTTTACTAAGAATGATTCCTACTGCGACACATACTTTAGAAGATGTAAGAGAGACTTTAGATGCATTTGATGCCATTAGAAGTCGTCTAGAAAATGGAACATATAAAAGAATGTCTGCAGCATTAATTGCTGCAATGGGTGAATAAAAGCCATTACGTTTTAGAATAAAAGCCACTTTTTAAGTGGCTTTTTATTTATGATATAATCTTTTTAAACGTACAGCGCCTTTTGTGGGTTACAGGTTTGAAGTTTTTCCAAAGTTTATGAATTGCTTCATTATCATCTAATTCGGGACCTCTAACACAAAGCTCAATACCTTTAGCATTAAATGTTTGCCAAAACTCTTCAAATATAATAGCTGTAACACCTTTATTTTGATATTCTGGTAAAACACCAATAAGGTAAAACGTTACGGTTTTTGCTTTTTTCTTAGCTCTTAAAAGGTGCATAAATCCAAAAGGGAATAGTTTTCCATTCATTTTTTGCAATGCTTTAGCATAAGATGGAGTTACAATTCCGAAGCCTACTAGTTTACCGTCTTTGTCTAATACAAATTTTACATATTCCGGATTTAAAAACCCAATAAACTTCTTTTTAAAATAGTCGCGTTGCTCTTTATTAATTTCTACGAATGACGATAATACAGAATGAGATTTTGAAAACACATCGAACATTTCATCCGCGTAGTTCATAATCTCTTTATTATCGGTGAAATTTAGTGCTCTTAGTTGGTAACGTTTCTTTACCATAATCTGCACACGTGTAAAGAACTCTTGTAAGATGTTTTTAAATTCCATCTTGTTCTCAGAATAGGTTTTACCTATACCATAACCTAATTCCTTAAAATGGTTTGCATAATATGCGTGATTATGCCATGTTATCATACTTCCTAATTCATCAAACCCTTCTGTTAGTATACCAACTTTATCTAGGTTAGAAAATCCAACAGGGCCTTCAACATAATCAAGATTGTTTTCTTTTCCAATCTCGTGAACTTTTTCTAATAATAGTTTTGTTACGTCAACATCATCAATAACGTCAAACCATCCAAAACGCATTTTCTTTTCGTTTTGACCATTGACTTCAAGCCAGTTGATGATGGTAGCGATACGACCAACAATTTCATTGTTTTTGTAAGCTAAAAAATAACGTGCTTCAGCATCCTTAAAAACTGGGTTCACATCTTTATCTAAAGTCTTAACTTCTTCTGATATAATGGGAGGCACCCAAGAAGATGCCCCTTTATAAAGTTTAAAAGGAAACTTAACAAAGGTTTTTAAGTCTTTTTTAGACGAGATTTCTTTGACTATGATCATGAGTTAGGGGGCTGTATATTAAGAATCAAAATCATCCGTTTTATTCTTCTTCTTCTTTCGTCTTTTTTTTCGTTTGCCCTCCTCTTTTGCAGAATTACCATTGTCAATTTTCTTGTCTTTGTGAAAATCTAAACGGTAAGAAGCACCAAATGCAATATTGAATACTGAAGGCGTATCTTTTGTATTAAAAGCAATATTGGCATCTAATTGGAAATCTTTTTTCCATAGATAAGCTCCACCGACTCTAAAAATGTTATCAGCATAAAAATCGCTACTTATACCTTGAGCTTCTCCAAAAACAACCCACTGTGGTGTGAATGAATGTGTAAGTGTTAGAATATATTGAAACTCAGAAAACTCGGAACCAATTCTATCTTTTATAAGGTTCATAACAAAAACCCATCCGCCATTAAAGTTATTTTGTGTTGCAATCATAACTTTTG
Coding sequences within:
- a CDS encoding PLP-dependent cysteine synthase family protein; translation: MDNNKNVFDNVLQLIGSTPLIKLNRMTADFDGDFYAKVEAFNPGHSSKDRIALHIIEEAERQGILTPGDTIIETTSGNTGFSIAMVSIIKGYECILAVSSKSSADKIDMLKSMGAKVYVCPAHVNADDPRSYYQVAKRLHEENKGSIYINQYFNQLNIDAHYNTTGPEIWKQTEGQITHLVACSGTGGTISGISKYLKEQNPDVKIIGVDAYGSVLKKYHETREFDDKEIYPYRIEGLGKNLIPTATDFDLIDKFVKVTDEESAHTAREISNTEGLFVGYTSGAAMQAIKQLVGEGEFKITDKIVVVFPDHGSRYMSKVYSDKWMSDQGFFDSKTTTPETIEYVK
- a CDS encoding aminotransferase class I/II-fold pyridoxal phosphate-dependent enzyme; its protein translation is MKDLFEKIYRDKGPLGKWAAQAEGYFVFPKLEGEISNRMKFQGKDVITWSINDYLGLANHPEVRKIDAEAAADYGSAYPMGARMMSGHTEIHEQLQNELAEFVNKEAAYLLNFGYQGIMSTIDALVGKDDIIVYDVDAHACIIDGVRLHMGKRFTYKHNDVASLEKNLERATKMAEQTGGGILVISEGVFGMRGEQGRLKEIVELKKKFNFRFLVDDAHGFGTLGATGAGAGEEQGVQDDIDVYFATFAKSMASTGAFIAADQEIIDYLKYNLRSQMFAKSLQMTLTVGALKRLQMLKTMPELKKNLWTIVDALQFGLKERGFDIGTTQSCVTPVYLKGSIPEAMALVRDLRENYGIFCSIVVYPVIPKGLILLRMIPTATHTLEDVRETLDAFDAIRSRLENGTYKRMSAALIAAMGE
- a CDS encoding RNA recognition motif domain-containing protein → MIIVKEISSKKDLKTFVKFPFKLYKGASSWVPPIISEEVKTLDKDVNPVFKDAEARYFLAYKNNEIVGRIATIINWLEVNGQNEKKMRFGWFDVIDDVDVTKLLLEKVHEIGKENNLDYVEGPVGFSNLDKVGILTEGFDELGSMITWHNHAYYANHFKELGYGIGKTYSENKMEFKNILQEFFTRVQIMVKKRYQLRALNFTDNKEIMNYADEMFDVFSKSHSVLSSFVEINKEQRDYFKKKFIGFLNPEYVKFVLDKDGKLVGFGIVTPSYAKALQKMNGKLFPFGFMHLLRAKKKAKTVTFYLIGVLPEYQNKGVTAIIFEEFWQTFNAKGIELCVRGPELDDNEAIHKLWKNFKPVTHKRRCTFKKIIS